The following is a genomic window from Thioclava electrotropha.
GATCGGCTATCTCGCGGCGGCTGTCGGCACGACGCTCGCCGCCTGGGCGATGGTTGCGCAGCTCTGGCTCGGTGCGCGCCCGATGGGCGAGGCCGCGAGCTTCGATCACCGTTTCTACCGCCGCCTGCCCCGCATCGTGATCGCGGCGCTGGTGATGGGGGCTGCGATCTGGGCGGTGACCTGGGCGGTGCCGGGCGCATTCGCCGTGCCGGGTCTGCGCGCACTGGCGCTGCTGGGGCTCGTGCTGTTCGGGATGCTCGTCTATTTCGGCACGGCTATCGCCATTGGCGCGATGCATATGGCCGATCTGAAAGTTGCGATGCGCCGCGGTCCGGGCGGGGCGTGAGGGGCTACTTTGGCACGGGGCGACCAGCCCCGGGCCGCGCCCGACCCTCCCCATGGGAGGGCGCATTGGCGATGACATCGCGGTTTCAGATGATTTTCGGGCTTGAGAGATAGAGCGCCAAGCCACCAGCGACCCGAGGCGCCCACCCGAGGGTCGGGCGCCCCCCTAAGCCTTCACCGCCGCCGCAACCGCTGCAAGGTCCGCTGCATCCCGCCGGGCGCCACGAAGAAGCTCAGCACGAAGCCCGCGACGAACCCGACGATATCCGCGATCCAGTCGGGCCGCGCGCCGAAGATCATCGCGAAGATCAGCTGAATACCCATCAGCGCCCCGATCAACGAGAACGCCCGCAGCTGGTTCGCATTCTCCTGCCCCAGCCGCGTCCACAAGATCCACGTGAAGGCCCCGATCAGCCCGTAATCGCCCGGATAGCCGCCATAGAGCCCGATCTGCGTAAACGGCAGCGCCGCATAGACCAGCGCGCCAAGGATTGTCGCGCCGAAGAACACGACCGCCACGGCGAGCCCCGAGAAGATCTCGCCCACCATCTTGCCCAGCGCCAAGAGGAACACGAGCACGAAGATCGCCTGCGTCACCGAGGCATTCACAAAGGGGTAGGTCAGAATGCGCATCATCTGCTCAGGCGGATATTGACCGGTTTCGAACATTGCGCGCATCACCTGCGGCGAGAAAGCGAATTTCTGCAGCGCGTCGAGCCGCCAGCCCGCCGCCTGCGCCCCGCCGATCAGCCCCGACTGGCCCATCGCGAAGAACAGCTCCGTCGCAATGATCGGCAGCGCCAGAAGCCAGACCACTGGCGGCAGCGGGTTCATCGGGTGTTCATCATAGCCGTCGCGCATATTGGTCTCCTGCTCGCGGGCTCAGTTGCGCCCTTTGCGCTTTAGCGATAAGCGAGCGGAGAGCGGATTTCCACCCCGGGAGATCCTCAATGGCGGGCTTCCACCCCCCGCAGATCAGGAGCATCAGATGAGCGAGCAAGCGCAACCCCTCAACGCCAATTTCAAACCGCGGATCTTCTCCGGCATCCAGCCCTCTGGCGGGCTGACGCTGGGCAACTATCTGGGCGCGCTCAAGCGCTTTGCTCAGAAGCAGGACGAAGGGATCGAGACGATCTACTGCCTCGTCGACCTGCACGCGATCACGGTCTGGCAAGAGCCCGAGGCATTGCGCCGCAACACCCGCGAGGCGGCTGCCGCCTTCATCGCCTCGGGCGTCGATCCGAAACGCTCGATCCTGTTCAACCAGAGCCAAGTCTCGGCCCATGCTGAACTGGCCTGGGCGTTCAATTGCGTCGCGCGTCTGGGCTGGATGAACCGGATGACCCAGTTCAAGGACAAGGCGGGCAAGAATGCCGAGAAGGCCAGCCTCGGCCTCTACGCCTACCCCGCGCTGATGGCCGCCGATATTCTGCTGTATCATGCGACGATGGTGCCGGTGGGCGAGGATCAGAAGCAACATGTGGAGCTGACCCGCGACATCGCGGCCAAGTTCAACCACGACTACGAAACCGATTTTTTCCCCGCCCCCGAGCCGCTGATCGAAGGCGCCGCGACCCGCGTGATGTCCCTGCGCGACGGCACCAAGAAGATGTCGAAATCCGACCCGTCGGATGCGAGCCGCATCAACCTCACCGACGATGCCGACACGATCGCCAAGAAGATCCGCAAGGCCGTGACCGATCCCGAGCCCCTGCCCTCCGAGATCGACGGGCTCAAGGACCGGGCCGAGGCGCGCAACCTCGTGAACATCTATGCGGCGCTGGCCGACATGACGCCGACGCAGGTGCTGGGCGAATATGGCGGCGAGGGCTTCGGCAAGTTCAAACCGGCGCTAGCCGAACTGGCGGTCGCAAAGCTTGCGCCGATCTCGGACGAGATGACCCGGCTGATGAACGATCCCTCCGAGATCGACAATATCCTGGGCGACGGCGCGAACCGGGCCGACGAGATCGCGCAGCCGATCCTGGGAAAGACGCTCGAGATCATGGGAATGATCCGCTCGCGCTAAGCGCGGCAAAACCAAAGCAAGAGGGGGCTCTGCCCCCCAGTCGCCGTAGGGCGACAAGACTTAAGGGCGAGGGGGCTCTGCCCCTCGGGCTTTCGCCCTTCCCCCGGGATATTTCAACCAAGCCGAAACGCATCTTCCTCTTGGCAGAAATATCCCGGGGGAGGCGCGGCAAGCGCCGGGGGCAGCGCCCCCTTGCCGCCGCCCACGGCCCGCACTACGCTTCGGCAACAAGAGCTTACGAGCGGACCTCCCATGCGTATCGGCATCCTCCAAACCGGCCAATCCCCCGACGTTCTGCGCGACAAGGCGGGCGACTATCCTGACATGTTCGAAGCGCTGCTCGCCGGGCGCGGCCTCGACTTCCAGCGCTACGACGTCGAGCATATGCACTTTCCCGAAAGCGTGCATGACTGCGACGGCTGGTTGATCACCGGCTCGCGTCACGGCGCCTATGAAGATCACCCTTTCATCAAGCCGCTCGAGACGTTCATCCGCGACGCCCACGCCGAGAACGTGCCGATGGTGGGCATCTGTTTCGGCCATCAGATCATCGCGCAGGCACTTGGCGGCAAGGTCGAGAAATTCTCCGGCGGCTGGGCCGTGGGCCCGCAGGATTACGATTTCGGCGGCGAGGTGATCGCGCTCAACGCGTGGCATCAGGATCAGGTGACCGAGTTGCCGCCGGGCGCGACCCCGATCGCCGACAATGATTTCTGCGCCTATCCCGCGCTTGCCTATGGCGACACGATCTTCACCGTCCAGCCCCACCCCGAATTTCCCGACGCATTCGTAGAAGGGCTGATGGACACACGCGGACGCGGCGTCGTGCCCGATGACCTGATGCAGGCAGCCCGCACGCGGCTCGGGCAACCCAACGGCGCGTCCCGGATCGCCGAGCGCATCGCCGATTTCTTCCTCAAGACAAGGGTGCCCGCGCACCCGGAAAGCTGACCGATGAGCGACATGAAGGACTGGACCGACCGCATTCCGCAGGCCGCCCGCGACTACATCGAGGGTCGGCGTCTCGACGAGGTGGAATGCATCGTCGCCGATATCGCTGGGGTCGCGCGCGGCAAGGCGATGCCCGCGTCGAAATTCAAGTTTCAGGATCGCTTCTTCCTGCCGAACTCGATCTTCCTGCAGACGATCACCGGCGAGTGGACGGACAACCCCTCGGGCGCTTTCACCGAACCGGACATGATCCTGACGCCCGATTTCTCGACCGCGACGGCCGCGCCGTGGACGGCAGACTGGACCTTGCAGATCATCCATGACGTCGAGGACCAGCAGGGCAATCCGGTGCCGATCGCGCCGCGCAATGTCCTCAAGCGCGTGCTCGCGCTCTATGAGGCCGAAGGCTGGGTGCCGGTCGTCGCCCCCGAGATGGAATTCTTCCTCGTCGCCCGCAATACCGATCCGAACCAGCCGATCATCCCGCCGATGGGGCGCTCGGGTCGTCGGGCGGCGGCGAAACAAGCCTATTCGATGTCGGCGGTCGATGAATATGGCAAGGTCATCGACGATATCTACGATTTCGCCGAGCTTCAGGGCTTCGAGATCGACGGCATCCTGCAGGAGGGCGGCGCCGGGCAGATCGAGATCAACCTCGCCCATGGCGACCCGGTCGAACTGGCCGACCAGATTTTCTACTTCAAGCGGCTGATCCGCGAGGCCGCCCTGCGTCAGGATTGCTTCGCCACCTTCATGGCGAAACCGATCGAGGGCGAGCCGGGCTCGGCCATGCATATCCACCAATCGGTGATCGACACCAAGACCGGCCAGAACATTTTCTCCGACGAGAATGGCGGCGAGACGGAAGCCTTCCTGCATTGCATCGCGGGGCTTCAGACGCACCTGCCTGCGGTGATCGCGCTGCTGGCGCCTTACGTGAACAGCTATCGCCGCTATGTGCCGGATTTCGCCGCGCCCATAAATCTCGAATGGGGGCGCGACAACCGCACGACGGGCCTGCGGGTGCCGATCTCGGGCCCGGCGGCGCGACGGATCGAGAACCGTCTGGCGGGGATGGATTGCAACCCCTATCTCGGGCTCGCGGCCTCGCTCGCCTGCGCCTATCTGGGCCTCAAGGAAAAGCAGATGCCGAAGCCCGAATGCCTGGGCGACGCCTATATGTCGGCCGAGGACGTGCCGGTGAACCTGGGCGATGCGCTCGATCTCTTCTCGGAGAGCGCGCCGATCCGCGACGTGCTGGGGCCGGAATTCTGCGCGGTCTACGAGGCGGTCAAGCGCAACGAATACAAGGAGTTCCTGCAGGTGATCTCGCCATGGGAGCGCGAGCATCTGCTGATGAACGTGTGATGCGATGAACCTGCTCTTCGCCAATGACCGAAAGGGCGAGCACGCGCCGAGCTATTACGCAGCGACCGCGCTGACCGACCGGCGCTGGCCCGAATTGAAGGGCCGCCACCGGGCGGATGTCTGCGTGGTGGGCGGCGGCTTCACCGGCCTCTCGGCGGCGCTGCATCTGGCGGAGAAGGGCTATTCGGTGCGGCTGCTCGAGGCCCATCGCGTGGGTTTCGGGGCCTCGGGCCGCAATGGCGGACAGGTGGGCTCGGGCCAGCGGCTGGAGCAGGACGATCTGGAGAAAGCCCACGGCCCCGAGATGGCGCGCAGGCTTTGGGATATCGGCGAAGACGCGAAGGCGCTGATCCGCGACCTGATCGCGCGCTACGAGATGGACGTGACCTTCCATCCCGGCATCGCTCATGCCTGCCGGACGCAATCCGAGGTCGCGCACTCCCATCACATGGCGGAGAAGCTGGCCCGCGATTACGGCTACGATCAGGTGGAGCCGCTCTCGCGCGAGGCGCTGCACGCGATCCTGCCCTCGGAGGCCTATCTCGGCGGCGATATCGACCGGGGCGCGGGGCATCTGCATCCGCTGAACTTCGCCCAAGCCTTGGCGCTCGCTTGCGAGAAGGCGGGCGTGACGATCCACGAAGGCTCGCTCGTCCACCATATCCGCCCCGGCGAGCCGGTGCGCGTGCAGACCGAGCATGGCCATATCGATGCCGATCACCTGATCTTCGCGGCCAACGGCTATCTGGGAAATCTCGCCCCGCGCGTGGCCTCGCATGTGATGCCGATCAACAATTTCATCGTCGCGACAGAGCCGCTGGGCCCGCGCGTCGCCGAAGTGCTGCGCGAGAATATCGCCGTGGCGGACACGAAATTCGTGGTCAACTACTGGCGGCTCTCTGACGATAACCGCCTGCTCTTCGGGGGCGGCGAAAGCTATGGTTACAAGTTCCCCGACATCGTGCAGACCGTGCGCAAGCCGATGCTGGAGGTCTACCCTTCCCTTGCGGATGTGAAGATCGACTACGCTTGGGGTGGCACGCTCGCGATCACCCGCACCCGGATGCCCTATTTCGCGCGGCCTTTGAAAAACGCGCTCTCGGCCAGCGGGTTTTCCGGCCATGGCGTCGCGATGGGCACGATGGCGGGCAAGATCATGGCCGAGGCGGTGGCGGGCCAAGCCGAGCGCTTCGACCTGATGGCCGGGTTGAAAGTGCCGGGCTTCCCGGGCGGCTCGCTCCTGCGCAGCCCGCTTCTGGTCGCCGCGATGACGTGGTTCTCGATGCGCGACAAGCTGGGGATCTAGGCAAGCCGCCGCCGCCTCAAATTTGGTCATGAATTCTTCATTGGCGCAAAAAGCGGCATTCGTGTAAAGAAAACCTGAAAGTCAGTTTCAGGATATCTTGCCATGCCGCGTGACGGACAGACCGCCCCGAATTGCTACGACGCCGAGGCCATCCCCGAGGCCGCCCGAGCCGAGATCGAACGTCTCCTGACCAGCGGGGACCTCTTCCGCTACACCTCCGCAGACGCGCCGGTCGCCAAGCTGGAAGCCGAATTTGCCGAATTCATGGGTGTGAAATACGCGGTCGCCGTGTCGTCCTGCTCGCAGGCGCTGTTCCTGTCGATGAAGGCGCTCGACCTGCCGCGCGGGGCACGCGTGCTGGTCCCGGCCTTCACCTTCGCCGCCGTCCCCTCCGCCATCGTCCATGCCGATTGCGTGCCGGTGCTGGTCGAAGTCGGCTCCAATTTCCGCATAGACCTCGACGATTTCCGCGCGAAATTCGACGACAGCATCGACGCGGTGATGATCAGCCACATGCGCGGCCACACCTCCGACATGGACGCGATCATGGAACTGGCCGCCGAGAAGGATGTGCCGGTCATCGAAGACGCCGCGCATTCGCTCGGCACGCTCTGGAATGGCAAGAAGATCGGCACGATCGGCAAGATCGGCTGCCTCTCCTTCCAGTCCTACAAACTGATCAACGCGGGCGAAGGCGGCATCCTTCTGACCGACGATCCGGAACTGGCCGCGCGTGCGGTGATCATGTCGGGCGCCTACGAACATAACTGGAAGAAGCATCCGGGCCTGCAGAACAGCTTCCATCACTGGCAGAACAAGCTGCCGCTTTATAACTGCCGGATGCAGAACCTCTCCGCTGCCGTCATCCGCCCGCAGATCGCGGAAGTGGAGCGCCGCGTGAATGATGGTCGCGCGAACCACGACTATGTCGCCGAGCGACTGAACTCGAGCGACTGGCTCGACGTGCCGCCGCCCCTCGGGCCCGAAACTCGCGCCCCGGATTCGCTGCAGTTCAACCTCGCGGGCGATTGGTCCGACGACGAGGCCCGCAAGCTGCAATCGGAGGCGAAAGCCCGCGGTGTCAGCGTGCAGGTTTTCGGACTGAGCCAAGACAACGCGCGCGCCTTCTGGAACTGGCAGTTCCTCGGTGACGTACCGGAGCTGCCGAAGACCCGCGCCATGCTGATGCGCGCCTGCGATACCCGCCTGCCCGCGCGGCTCAAGCAGCCCGATCTGGATTACATCGCCGATGCGATCCTCGAAGCGGTCATAGCGGTGAAGGGTTAAGGGGCGCTGCCCCTCTTTCCTGACGGAAATTCACCCCGGGATATTTGGAAAGAGCGAAGACGGTGGGCGCACAGCCCCCCTTCGCTCTTGGAAAAATATCCCGGGGGTGAGGCCGTCAGGCCGAGGGGGCAGAGCCCCCGCCTTACCCGGCCATCACGCGCGGATAGTCGATCTTCGGGCAGCGGTTCATCACGACCTTGACCCCCTGCCCGCGCGCCGTCTCGGCCGCTGCGTCATGAGACACGCCAAGCTGCATCCAGATGGTCTTGAGATGCGGCAGATGTGCCAAGGCCTCATCCACGACCTCAGGCACTGCCTCGGAGCGACGGAACACGTCGACCATATCCACCGCGATCTCGTCGGGGATTGCGCCGAGATCGGCATAGACCGTCTCGCCCAGCAACTCCTGCCCGGCGAGGCCGGGGTTGACCGGAATCACGCGGTAGCCTTTGGACTGCAGGAACTGCGCGACCCCATAGGAGGGGCGCTCCGGCTTGTGGGACATGCCGACCACGGCGATCACCTTCGCATTGCCCAGAATGTCGCGAATCTCGTCTTGCATCTGAAACCTCTACTTTGTCGCAGCCCTCTAAGAAAAATGCGCCCAAGCCTTAAAGGCTGGGCGCAATAGTGGCGGAACGAGGGACAGTGAACTAGAGGCGCGGCGGTTCCGAAGCTGCGCCTCTGACAGTGAGATAGGAACGCATCTCACCACTTTTAAGGTCCATACCCTCATAATCGCGATTTTGTGACCGTCAGCGGCTTGCGGATGCGTAAAGAGACACTGCGGCGGCATTCGAGACGTTGAGCGACCCGAATTCGCCCGCGAAGGGGATTCGCACCAGACGGTCGCAGGTTTCACGGGTTTTCTCGCGCAGCCCCGGCCCTTCGGCACCCAGAACCAGCGCAACCGGCTCCATTCCCGCCTCGGACAGCCCGTCTTCGAGCGACATCTTGGCTTCACCTGCAAGCCCG
Proteins encoded in this region:
- a CDS encoding rhomboid family intramembrane serine protease, whose protein sequence is MRDGYDEHPMNPLPPVVWLLALPIIATELFFAMGQSGLIGGAQAAGWRLDALQKFAFSPQVMRAMFETGQYPPEQMMRILTYPFVNASVTQAIFVLVFLLALGKMVGEIFSGLAVAVVFFGATILGALVYAALPFTQIGLYGGYPGDYGLIGAFTWILWTRLGQENANQLRAFSLIGALMGIQLIFAMIFGARPDWIADIVGFVAGFVLSFFVAPGGMQRTLQRLRRR
- the trpS gene encoding tryptophan--tRNA ligase; the protein is MSEQAQPLNANFKPRIFSGIQPSGGLTLGNYLGALKRFAQKQDEGIETIYCLVDLHAITVWQEPEALRRNTREAAAAFIASGVDPKRSILFNQSQVSAHAELAWAFNCVARLGWMNRMTQFKDKAGKNAEKASLGLYAYPALMAADILLYHATMVPVGEDQKQHVELTRDIAAKFNHDYETDFFPAPEPLIEGAATRVMSLRDGTKKMSKSDPSDASRINLTDDADTIAKKIRKAVTDPEPLPSEIDGLKDRAEARNLVNIYAALADMTPTQVLGEYGGEGFGKFKPALAELAVAKLAPISDEMTRLMNDPSEIDNILGDGANRADEIAQPILGKTLEIMGMIRSR
- a CDS encoding glutamine synthetase family protein, translating into MKDWTDRIPQAARDYIEGRRLDEVECIVADIAGVARGKAMPASKFKFQDRFFLPNSIFLQTITGEWTDNPSGAFTEPDMILTPDFSTATAAPWTADWTLQIIHDVEDQQGNPVPIAPRNVLKRVLALYEAEGWVPVVAPEMEFFLVARNTDPNQPIIPPMGRSGRRAAAKQAYSMSAVDEYGKVIDDIYDFAELQGFEIDGILQEGGAGQIEINLAHGDPVELADQIFYFKRLIREAALRQDCFATFMAKPIEGEPGSAMHIHQSVIDTKTGQNIFSDENGGETEAFLHCIAGLQTHLPAVIALLAPYVNSYRRYVPDFAAPINLEWGRDNRTTGLRVPISGPAARRIENRLAGMDCNPYLGLAASLACAYLGLKEKQMPKPECLGDAYMSAEDVPVNLGDALDLFSESAPIRDVLGPEFCAVYEAVKRNEYKEFLQVISPWEREHLLMNV
- a CDS encoding NAD(P)/FAD-dependent oxidoreductase → MNLLFANDRKGEHAPSYYAATALTDRRWPELKGRHRADVCVVGGGFTGLSAALHLAEKGYSVRLLEAHRVGFGASGRNGGQVGSGQRLEQDDLEKAHGPEMARRLWDIGEDAKALIRDLIARYEMDVTFHPGIAHACRTQSEVAHSHHMAEKLARDYGYDQVEPLSREALHAILPSEAYLGGDIDRGAGHLHPLNFAQALALACEKAGVTIHEGSLVHHIRPGEPVRVQTEHGHIDADHLIFAANGYLGNLAPRVASHVMPINNFIVATEPLGPRVAEVLRENIAVADTKFVVNYWRLSDDNRLLFGGGESYGYKFPDIVQTVRKPMLEVYPSLADVKIDYAWGGTLAITRTRMPYFARPLKNALSASGFSGHGVAMGTMAGKIMAEAVAGQAERFDLMAGLKVPGFPGGSLLRSPLLVAAMTWFSMRDKLGI
- a CDS encoding DegT/DnrJ/EryC1/StrS family aminotransferase, with amino-acid sequence MPRDGQTAPNCYDAEAIPEAARAEIERLLTSGDLFRYTSADAPVAKLEAEFAEFMGVKYAVAVSSCSQALFLSMKALDLPRGARVLVPAFTFAAVPSAIVHADCVPVLVEVGSNFRIDLDDFRAKFDDSIDAVMISHMRGHTSDMDAIMELAAEKDVPVIEDAAHSLGTLWNGKKIGTIGKIGCLSFQSYKLINAGEGGILLTDDPELAARAVIMSGAYEHNWKKHPGLQNSFHHWQNKLPLYNCRMQNLSAAVIRPQIAEVERRVNDGRANHDYVAERLNSSDWLDVPPPLGPETRAPDSLQFNLAGDWSDDEARKLQSEAKARGVSVQVFGLSQDNARAFWNWQFLGDVPELPKTRAMLMRACDTRLPARLKQPDLDYIADAILEAVIAVKG
- a CDS encoding CoA-binding protein, giving the protein MQDEIRDILGNAKVIAVVGMSHKPERPSYGVAQFLQSKGYRVIPVNPGLAGQELLGETVYADLGAIPDEIAVDMVDVFRRSEAVPEVVDEALAHLPHLKTIWMQLGVSHDAAAETARGQGVKVVMNRCPKIDYPRVMAG
- a CDS encoding type 1 glutamine amidotransferase; this encodes MRIGILQTGQSPDVLRDKAGDYPDMFEALLAGRGLDFQRYDVEHMHFPESVHDCDGWLITGSRHGAYEDHPFIKPLETFIRDAHAENVPMVGICFGHQIIAQALGGKVEKFSGGWAVGPQDYDFGGEVIALNAWHQDQVTELPPGATPIADNDFCAYPALAYGDTIFTVQPHPEFPDAFVEGLMDTRGRGVVPDDLMQAARTRLGQPNGASRIAERIADFFLKTRVPAHPES